Below is a window of Variovorax sp. TBS-050B DNA.
AACTGGGCCGCGCGGTGACGCCCGCGGTGCGCAGCGGCTGGTCGCAGGCGCTCGGCGCGGCGCCCAAGGCGGCCGCCGACGAAGCCGCCGAAGCGCTGCTGCGGCTCGAAATGGCGGCCGAGGTGCCGACCCCGGCCGAGCAGCTCGACGCACGCCGCGCGCTGCAACTCAAGCTGCTCACCAAGCGCGGCGATCCGACGCCGGCACAGACCTGGGGCCAGGATGCCGGCAAGGTGCTGGCCGCGCCGCACGATCCCGCGAGCGCACGCCGCCTGCAGAACGCGCTGAAGGCCCTGCTGCGCAAGTAAGCAGGCCTTCGCCGCGCTGCAACGACAAAGGCGCCCGATGGGCGCCTTTTTTCTTTGCTGATCGCTGCGCGTGTGCGCCGGTCAGCCCTTGCGGCGGCGGCCGAAGAACGCGTCGAACAGCGCGAGCACCGCGGGAAAGTCCCGTTCAAAAGCCGCGCGATTCACGAAGTAGGCCTCGCAGGCCACCGCGAAGAATTCGCTGATCGACGTGGCTGCATAGTCGTCGAGCCACGGCGGCTCGGCGCCGAAGCGCTCCGCAAGAATCGTCTTTTCGCGGAAGTCCTCGTAGGCGGGCTGCAGCACCGCCAGCCAGGCGGCACGGGCTTCGCGCGCGCTGCGTTGGCCGGCAAAGCCGGGCGGCAGCGGCGGGCAGCCGTCGGCGTCGCCGCCGCGCATGTCGATCTTGTGCGCGAACTCGTGGATCACCACGTTGTAGCCGCCGTTGCGCGTGATGCCGCTCGCGAGCACGTCCTGCCAGCTCAGCATGACGGGGCCGCGGTCCATGGCTTCGCCGGCCACGACTTCGTCGTATTCGTGCACCACCTGCGCGTCGTCGACCACCTTGCGGCGCGCGACCACCTCGGAGGGATGGACGACGATGCCAACGAAATCGTCGTACCAGTCCAGGCCGCCTTCGAGGTGCAGCACGGGCAGCACCGCCTGGGCCGCGATCGCGAGTGCGACCTCGTCGGTGATCACGAATCCCTGCGTGCCGTGGAATTCCTTGTCGCGCAGGAATTCGGCCGACAAGGTGCGCAGCCGCTCGCGGTCGGCCGCGGGCAGCTCGCGCAGGAAGGTGTAGCGATCGAGCGTCGCCTGCCAGGCGGCCTCCGGGATCGGGGGCAGGGCGCGCAGACGGCGCAGCCACTTGAACATCGGCGGTGCGGGCGCTAGCGCAGATCGACGCGTTGCGCGCCGGCCGGGGAAAGGCACAGCAGCTGCGCGCGCGGCGGATGCGCGGCCACGTCCCAGTCGCTGAGCACCATGCGGCGCAGGCCGTCGCCCAGGTCGTGATCGGCGGGCCGGTGCGTGTGACCGTGCACCAGCGTGCTTGCGCGCGCCTGCCGCAGCCATTCGCGCGCGGCATCGCCATCGACGTCGGCCCAGACGGCGGACGGATCGCGCTTGCGGTCCTCGCTTTGCGTGCGCATCGAGCGCGCGAGCGCGCGGCGCTCGGCGAGCGGGCGCGCGAGGAACGCGGCCTGCCACTCGGGCGTGCGCACCTGGGCCCGGAAGCGCAGGTAGTCGGTGTCGTCGAGGCAGAGGATGTCGCCGTGGCTCAGCAGCCAGCGTTCGCCGTGCAGCACGAGCACCGTCGGATCGCCGAGCAGCGTGAAGCCGCATCTTTCGGCGAGCGGCGGGCCGACGAGGAAATCGCGGTTGCCGTGCATGAAGTACACCGGCAGCCGCGCGGCTGTGCGGCGCAGCAGTTCGGCGCAGTCGGCCTCGAAGCCGGGCAGGGCGGCGGCGTCGTCGCCCACCCACACCTCGAACAGGTCGCCGAGGATGATCAGCGCATCGGCCGGCGTGGTTTCGAGGTAGCCGCGCCATGCCTCGAAGGTGGCGGGCTCGCCGGCCTGCAGATGCAGGTCGGAGATCAGGTCGACGGTGCGCCAGGCGGGCGGGGCGATGAGTTCCTGGAACGTCGGATTCGCCGTCATGCCCTTGCCGTGCCCTTCGCCGGTTCGCGCGTTGCTTACTCGGAGACCAGGACGGCCTTCTCGATCACCACGTCCTCGAGCGGCACGTCGTCGTGGAAGCCCTTGCGGCCCGTCTTCACGGCCTTGATCTTGTCGACCACGTCGGTGCCGCCGGTGACCTTGCCGAATACCGCATAGCCCCAGCCCTGGGCCGACGGCGCGGTGTGGTTCAGGAAGCCGTTGTCCGCCACGTTGATGAAGAACTGGGCCGTGGCCGAGTGCGGTGCGCTGGTGCGTGCCATGGCCACGGTGTAGACGTCGTTCTTGAGGCCGTTGTTGGCCTCGTTCTCGATCTCGGCGCCGGTGGGCTTCTGCTTCATGCCGGGCTCGAAACCGCCGCCCTGCACCATGAAGCCGGGGATCACGCGATGGAACACGGTGTTGTCGTAGTGACCGTTCTTCACGTAGCTGACGAAGTTCTCGGCCGACTTCGGCGCCTTGGCGCTGTCGAGTTCGAGCGTGATCACGCCGAAGTTCTTGATGTGCAGTTCGACTTTGGGGTTGCTCATGGGAGGTCCTTCTTTGATGTGGGGAAAGATCAGTTCGCCAGCGCGGCGGACTTGATGATGATGGGGTCGAGCGGCACGTTCTGCATGCCGCCCTTGTTACCGGTTGGCACGGCGCGGATCTTGTCGACCACGTCGGTGCCGGCCACGACCTTGCCGAACACGGTATAGCCGTAGCCGTCGGGATTGGGCGCGTTGAGCGAATCGTTGTTCTTCACGTTGATGAAGAACTGCGAGGTGGCCGAGTTGGGGTTGCCGGTGCGCGCCATCGCGATGGTGTAGCGGTCGTTCTTGAGGCCGTTCGAGGCCTCCAGCGGGACCGGTGCGCGCGTAGGCTTTTGTTGCATCTCGGCCGTGAAGCCGCCGCCCTGGATCATGAAGCCGTCGATCACGCGGTGGAACACCGTGCCGTCGTAGTGCTTGTCCTTCACGTACTGCAGGAAGTTCTCGACCGTCTTCGGCGCCTTGGCCGCATCGAGTTCGACCACGATGTCGCCGGCCGAGGTGGCGAGCTTCACGCGCGGCGCGGCCTGCTGCGCATGCACGGCACCGGCGAAGGCCAGTGCGGCGGCCAGCGCGAGCGCGCCGCGGCGGTTGAAGCGGGCGGACAGGGAAAGGGCTTGGATCGTCAAGGATGGCTCCGTGTGCAGATGATGTAGGGCGCGGGCCCGGCACCACAAGGGCGGCCGCTCCGCGCGGACGGCGACTACTTGCTGATGCGGCCGACGGGCTTGCGGACCTCGGGCGGCGCGGCCGGCAGGGCGGCGGCTTCGGCTTCGGTCTTGGGATTGAAAATCTGGCGGATCAGCGAGAGCTTGGGCGCGACGCTGGCGTTGGTGCTCGCGAACTGCTGCGCGCGGACGTACTCCTGCGCGGCGAGCCTGGCGTAGACGTCGCCCAGGTTCTCGTGCGCGGTGGCGTAGTTCGGGTTGAGCCGGAGCGCCTGCTCGAGCGCGGCGCGGGCCTGGTCGAACTTGCTCTGCGCGGCATAGAGCGCGGCCAGGTTGTTGTAGGGCTCGGGCAGTTCGGGGAAGTCCTGCGTGAGCTGCGTGAACGCGGCGATCGCCTCGTTCTGCTTCTTCTGTTCGGTGAGGATCACGCCGCGCAGGAAGCGCATCTGCGGATCGCGCGGCTTGCCGACGATGTAGGCGTCGGCCTTGGCGAGCGCCTCGTTCGACTTGCCCTGGCGCAGCAGCTGGTTGACGTCGTCGTAGTCGTTGGCGTGCGCGGCCGAACCGAGCAGGCCGAGGAGCAGTGCAAGGGCGATGGCGGAGAGTCTGGTGAACGCGACGTGCTTCATGAAGCCTCGGCAGGGTTGGGGAACGCGGGCCTCGAAAACACCCGGCATGCACACGGCAGGCAGCCGTTTATACTGCGGTGCATTGTAGCCGAGGGGCCATGTCCAACCCCTCGCGGCCACCGCCCCCGTCACCCCTGAAATCCCCTGTCGTTCGCCCGTGTCGCACGAGCGCGAAGCGACGCTTTTCGAGCCTCATGAGTCTGCGCATCTACAACACGCTCTCGCGTGAACTGGAGGAGTTCTCCCCATTGCAACCGGGCCGGGTGCGCATGTACGTCTGCGGCATGACGGTCTACGACCTCTGCCACATCGGCCACGCCCGCATGATGATGGCATTCGACGTGGTACAGCGCTGGCTGCGCGCGAGCGGCTACGACGTGACCTACGTGCGCAACATCACCGACATCGACGACAAGATCATCACCCGGGCAGTCCAGCGCGGCATCAGCATCCGCCAACTCACCGACGAAGTGATTGCGGCCATG
It encodes the following:
- a CDS encoding zinc-dependent peptidase, whose amino-acid sequence is MFKWLRRLRALPPIPEAAWQATLDRYTFLRELPAADRERLRTLSAEFLRDKEFHGTQGFVITDEVALAIAAQAVLPVLHLEGGLDWYDDFVGIVVHPSEVVARRKVVDDAQVVHEYDEVVAGEAMDRGPVMLSWQDVLASGITRNGGYNVVIHEFAHKIDMRGGDADGCPPLPPGFAGQRSAREARAAWLAVLQPAYEDFREKTILAERFGAEPPWLDDYAATSISEFFAVACEAYFVNRAAFERDFPAVLALFDAFFGRRRKG
- a CDS encoding UDP-2,3-diacylglucosamine diphosphatase — protein: MTANPTFQELIAPPAWRTVDLISDLHLQAGEPATFEAWRGYLETTPADALIILGDLFEVWVGDDAAALPGFEADCAELLRRTAARLPVYFMHGNRDFLVGPPLAERCGFTLLGDPTVLVLHGERWLLSHGDILCLDDTDYLRFRAQVRTPEWQAAFLARPLAERRALARSMRTQSEDRKRDPSAVWADVDGDAAREWLRQARASTLVHGHTHRPADHDLGDGLRRMVLSDWDVAAHPPRAQLLCLSPAGAQRVDLR
- a CDS encoding peptidylprolyl isomerase, with protein sequence MSNPKVELHIKNFGVITLELDSAKAPKSAENFVSYVKNGHYDNTVFHRVIPGFMVQGGGFEPGMKQKPTGAEIENEANNGLKNDVYTVAMARTSAPHSATAQFFINVADNGFLNHTAPSAQGWGYAVFGKVTGGTDVVDKIKAVKTGRKGFHDDVPLEDVVIEKAVLVSE
- a CDS encoding peptidylprolyl isomerase, whose product is MTIQALSLSARFNRRGALALAAALAFAGAVHAQQAAPRVKLATSAGDIVVELDAAKAPKTVENFLQYVKDKHYDGTVFHRVIDGFMIQGGGFTAEMQQKPTRAPVPLEASNGLKNDRYTIAMARTGNPNSATSQFFINVKNNDSLNAPNPDGYGYTVFGKVVAGTDVVDKIRAVPTGNKGGMQNVPLDPIIIKSAALAN
- a CDS encoding tetratricopeptide repeat protein, with translation MKHVAFTRLSAIALALLLGLLGSAAHANDYDDVNQLLRQGKSNEALAKADAYIVGKPRDPQMRFLRGVILTEQKKQNEAIAAFTQLTQDFPELPEPYNNLAALYAAQSKFDQARAALEQALRLNPNYATAHENLGDVYARLAAQEYVRAQQFASTNASVAPKLSLIRQIFNPKTEAEAAALPAAPPEVRKPVGRISK